In Bacillus sp. 2205SS5-2, the sequence AATTGAGGGCGATCATTTTTCTTTCTTCTCAATCCGAATAATACCTCATAAGTACCAAATACATCATCGATTTCTAGCGATATTCCGTCCACACCAATCAGGTCAAACCACTTGGAGTCAAGATAGATAAAATGTTCGCTATTCTTTTTAACATAGGATATTGGCTTGTTTAAAAATTCATCCGCCAATACATTCATTACCGACTCTTCTGTTTCTTTACTCATCACTTCAATCGTAGCATTAGTAAATCGAGTATCTTCCTCACTCTCTTGGACATTTGTTGGAAGGTCGATGTTCCATTGTTCAGCAAAGTTTTTTTCAAGCGGCAGGATTTTTTCGGGTGATTCTTGGTTAAAGAATTTTTGTAGCTTATCTTTTAACATTATTACGTATCCTCCTATTTTCACTCTCTATTAACATAACCAAATTAGCATGAAGAAACAACAAAAAACCAGTCCCTTGAGAGAAACTGGTGATAAGTCGTTAGGAACAGCCGCAAGTGCCGTAAAATTGGTAAGAAAGTTTTAAACCACCACTTCTCCAAGTGGGTGTTCGCAAAACTAATCTTGTCTTCCTCTTCGTGAGTGGCCTGACATTCTTAGTTCGATATAAAACTCCCGATTACAGCTTAAAGGTTAAAACTTAGTTAGTATTACGTACATCGCAGCTTGTAATCTTACTATACCCTTTTCGATGATTTTTTGCAAGCAAGATAATTATTTCAAAATAATTAAAGCGATTGTTTATTTATAACTTTTTCACTTTCCTCGTTTAGTGTTGTTTCTAAAAAGGAATAGTACTAGAAGAAGGAGTGTAAAAAAATGAAAACATATGATTTAGTTGTAATTGGAAGTGGAACTGCTGGAACTCTGGCTGCTAAAGAGTGTAGAGAAGCTGGTTGGAGTGTCGCCATAATTGAAGAAAGATTATTTGGAGGAACGTGTGCACTTAGAGGATGTGACCCTAAAAAAGTTCTTGTCGGAATAACAGAAATCTTAGATGGTGTACGGCGACTTCAAAAAAAAGGAATCACCGGGAATGTAGAAATTGATTGGCAAGATTTAATGGAGTTTAAAAAAACATTCACTGACGATGTTCCAGAAAATACAGAAAAATCACTACATAAACTAGGTATTCATACTTATCACGGTCAAGCTAGATTTGTTGCGGAGAATCGAATGGAGGTAGAAGATCAAATTATTGAAGGAAATAAAATCCTTATCGCTACTGGGGCCGCTCCGACTAAATTACCAATAGAAGGTTTTGAACATTTAGCATATAGCGATGATTTTCTTGAACTCTCTGCTTTGCCGAAAGAAATTCTCTTTATTGGGGGTGGCTATATATCGTTTGAACTCGCTCATATCGCTGCACGTGCTGGAGCAACTGTTACCATTCTTCACCGTAGCAAAGAAGCGTTGAAAGGGTTCGACCCTGAACTTGTCTCCAAGCTGATCGAAGAAACAAGAAAATTGGGCGTCGATGTCCAACTTTCAACCGAAGTTACGGAAATAAAAAAAGAGAATGATTCGTATATTGTACTTGGAGAAAAGCACGGTACCACTCAAACTTATAGAACAAATCTTGTCATCCATGGTGCCGGTAGAAGCCCGAATGTAAACCATTTGCAGCTCGATAATGCTAATATTCAGTCAGATAAAGGAGGGATTTTAGTAAATGATTTTTTACAGAGTGTCTCAAACTCTAATGTTTATGCAGCTGGAGACGTCGCAAATACGTTTGCCTCGCCACTAACTCCAGTAGCGGGAATGGAGTCAAAAATCGTTTCAGCGAATCTGCGGAATGGGAATAATAAAAAAATCAAAAAGCAGGCTATCCCTACAGCAGTCTTTACCCAACCAAAACTAACAAGTGTCGGTATCTCCGTTGCTGAAGCAAGCAAGCTAGATGATCTAGTAATCAATAAATTAGATATCACAAACTGGTTTACAAACAAGCGAACAAACCAAGATTCGGCCTTTGCTCACGTTATTATCGATTCAAAAAAAGATACGATACGAGGAGCACATCTTCTTAGTGAGGATGCCGCTGAACTCATTAATATATTTGCGCTTGCTATTAAACTTGATATAACCACTAAGCAGTTTAAAGAAATGCTGTTTACTTATCCAACCGCTACCTCTGATATTAAGTATATGTTGGCTACAAAAGATGAGTAAAATCGATTTTTCAACAAAGTAAGTAAAGAAGTTATTGTAAGGCTTTCTTATTAAATATTGCTCTATTTAAGATTCTCACCTAGTCCATCTAAACGGCATAAGTTTTAATTAAAAAGAAGCAGCACTTATACATGGTATAAGTGCTGCTTCTTTATTTTAGGCTCTTTTCGTATACATTGTGGCTAAATCACCTGATTTTAGATTAAATCGCCCATTTCATTGTTATTTCCATCAAAAATAGACGAAATGATGCCCGAAACAAAGCGATATCATCGTTTATAGACTGGTGCGAAAAGCAACAAACTTTGTGAAAACAGCCTTATTTTATTTACTCTTGTTCAGTTTTCCAATCTTGCGTTATACGAAGAGCATAATTAAATTGTTTTTTCTTACCTTGTATTCTGCCTAATGAGTAGATAATTACTCCGACTACTGTCCATAGAATTAATAAATTTAGTACTGATTGTAATAATGTAAAGCTAAAGTAAAGCAAGACACTTAGGGCAAACAGTCCACTAAATACTACAAGAACTTTCGGAGGTTTGATAAAAGCTGTCGCAAACAACGCCGGTCGCACAAATGGCAGAGCAATCATCGCGACTGCATGTCCCATGTACATTAAGAACATCCCTTGTAGAGACACATCGAGCAAGTAGCCAAGAGTTTGTGTCCAAATTAGTCCTAATACAATTGCCGTATTTACCATGATGGCAATATGTGGTGTTCCAAATCTCTTATTTACTTTTGCGAATCGAGCTGGAATAACGTGATCGTCAGCAAAGCTAAAGAGAATACGTGATACGACCATAACTAATGAGTTTAAAGTCGTCGCGAAAGCCATGATAATCCCGATAACCACAATCCATTTTCCCCATGCAGGCAAATAAACTGCCGCTACATCTGCCATCGCACTGCTTGAACTTGCTAGCTGTTGATAGGGCAAGACACCAAAAGCAACAAATGAAATTAAAAAGTAAATGATAACCGTTAAGATCGAGCCAATAAACATCGTTCTAGGCATTGCTTTTTGTGGGTTTTTCATTTCCCCTGCCGCTTGAGCGATTTGTTCAAAACCAAAATATGCGAAGAAAAGCGAGGGCAAGATACTCAGAAATCCACTCATTCCTTTAGGTAAAATCGGCGAATAATTACTCATTTCAATGTGAAATAACCCTGGTATAACAAGCACCAAAATTGCCACGAAAAGAATCAAGGACATCACCATTTGAACCACACCAAACCATTTTACTCCCACGATATTTAGCACAAAAAAACTTAGTAAAAGGATCGTCGCTAGCAATGGAATATTTGTCCATCCTGTTAAAGATGATAAATATTCGCCAAATGAAATGGCCATAATCGCCATGACACCTAGTAAAGCGATGTATTGAAACCACATAAACAAAAAGCCAACAAAATAGTTATTAAATGTACGACTTATATGAATATATGCCCCACCTGGACTTTGACCAAGTGGTGTACTAAGGAATATTAAGTACGCTAAAGCAGAAGCAAGTAAAATCGGAAACAACACCACGTACCCAAACGGAACGGATGGTCCAGCTTGGCCAGCCGCCTCTCCTGTCACGACAAATATACCGGCGCCTATCATACCTCCAATCATTAGTGCATATCCGTGTAGTGGATGTAAATCTCGTTTTAATTCATTCATGATGATACACCTTTCTTTCTATAAGTTTTTCAAAATCTCTTGAAGTGGTTTTTTCGTTATATTTGGTACCAAACAATTATCAGTTGGATACCCAACAGGCATGACGACAATCGGCGTTTCTTTTTTAGGTCTATCTAAAACTTCTCGTAAAAATGTCATCGGACTAGGTGTGTGTGTTAAGGTAGCCAATCCAGCATGGTGTAAAGCAGATAACAATACCCCAGTTGCAACACCAGCACTTGATACAGCATCAAAGGTACCCTTTTTCTCACTTTCTACTTTAAAGGCAACAATTAAATAGGGCGCATCCGTTAAATGTGGCTTCTGCCAATTCGTTCCGAGTGGCGCTAGAACACCTCTCCACTCCTCTGTAATCCTTTCTTCGTAAAAGGTTTTTTCTTCTTCTTCTGCTTTTTCACGAATTTTCTGTTTGAGAAGAGGATCACTGATTAAGTGAAAATGATATGGACTGTCATTAGATAGCAGATTATTTTCCATCGATTGCAGAGCCATCAACAACAATTTTTCATCTATGGTTTGAGAAGAAAAATCCCTAACATTTCTTCTTTTCTTGATAAGATTGTAATAACTTTCTGCTTTATGAAGTGAATTTTCAGTGTAAGTTTCACCAGAGTTTCCGACAGCAAAAACCAAAAAAGCTTCTTCATTTTTTGGTAGATCTATCAGTTGTTTCAATTTCTTTAAAGGTGGAAAAGCCAGAAAATTTAAACCTGCATGCAAGAGAG encodes:
- a CDS encoding branched-chain amino acid aminotransferase, with translation MLKDKLQKFFNQESPEKILPLEKNFAEQWNIDLPTNVQESEEDTRFTNATIEVMSKETEESVMNVLADEFLNKPISYVKKNSEHFIYLDSKWFDLIGVDGISLEIDDVFGTYEVLFGLRRKKNDRPQLLDYFNSQLGDSPKHSLLFNGEDGLWDVNFSVNGLQGFHEEMTIHELYQAVYIFVFHLHVYLDEAKTV
- a CDS encoding dihydrolipoyl dehydrogenase family protein, translated to MKTYDLVVIGSGTAGTLAAKECREAGWSVAIIEERLFGGTCALRGCDPKKVLVGITEILDGVRRLQKKGITGNVEIDWQDLMEFKKTFTDDVPENTEKSLHKLGIHTYHGQARFVAENRMEVEDQIIEGNKILIATGAAPTKLPIEGFEHLAYSDDFLELSALPKEILFIGGGYISFELAHIAARAGATVTILHRSKEALKGFDPELVSKLIEETRKLGVDVQLSTEVTEIKKENDSYIVLGEKHGTTQTYRTNLVIHGAGRSPNVNHLQLDNANIQSDKGGILVNDFLQSVSNSNVYAAGDVANTFASPLTPVAGMESKIVSANLRNGNNKKIKKQAIPTAVFTQPKLTSVGISVAEASKLDDLVINKLDITNWFTNKRTNQDSAFAHVIIDSKKDTIRGAHLLSEDAAELINIFALAIKLDITTKQFKEMLFTYPTATSDIKYMLATKDE
- a CDS encoding APC family permease gives rise to the protein MNELKRDLHPLHGYALMIGGMIGAGIFVVTGEAAGQAGPSVPFGYVVLFPILLASALAYLIFLSTPLGQSPGGAYIHISRTFNNYFVGFLFMWFQYIALLGVMAIMAISFGEYLSSLTGWTNIPLLATILLLSFFVLNIVGVKWFGVVQMVMSLILFVAILVLVIPGLFHIEMSNYSPILPKGMSGFLSILPSLFFAYFGFEQIAQAAGEMKNPQKAMPRTMFIGSILTVIIYFLISFVAFGVLPYQQLASSSSAMADVAAVYLPAWGKWIVVIGIIMAFATTLNSLVMVVSRILFSFADDHVIPARFAKVNKRFGTPHIAIMVNTAIVLGLIWTQTLGYLLDVSLQGMFLMYMGHAVAMIALPFVRPALFATAFIKPPKVLVVFSGLFALSVLLYFSFTLLQSVLNLLILWTVVGVIIYSLGRIQGKKKQFNYALRITQDWKTEQE
- a CDS encoding nitroreductase family protein, yielding MNTGNGFVSLQFEKLTKDQEEERLQNYLDVISTRMTPSAFLPIPVSDEVIEKVIQAAGTAPSGANQQPWTYTIVQQESVRKEVKQLYQEASIKQADLLHSSPKLVIVSKQKYGIQGNDRIKHYYPNESTAISAGFFVAALLHAGLNFLAFPPLKKLKQLIDLPKNEEAFLVFAVGNSGETYTENSLHKAESYYNLIKKRRNVRDFSSQTIDEKLLLMALQSMENNLLSNDSPYHFHLISDPLLKQKIREKAEEEEKTFYEERITEEWRGVLAPLGTNWQKPHLTDAPYLIVAFKVESEKKGTFDAVSSAGVATGVLLSALHHAGLATLTHTPSPMTFLREVLDRPKKETPIVVMPVGYPTDNCLVPNITKKPLQEILKNL